One Cololabis saira isolate AMF1-May2022 chromosome 12, fColSai1.1, whole genome shotgun sequence DNA window includes the following coding sequences:
- the LOC133457264 gene encoding glutathione S-transferase Mu 3-like: protein MAMILAYWDIRGLAQPIRFLLEHTGTKYEDKFYVCGEAPNYDKSCWFDVKPKLGLDFPNLPYLVDGDKKIVQSNAIMRYVARKHNLCGETEEEKVRVDIMENQAMDFRNGFVRMCYTDLDKIKPGYLSMLPTTLKQFSDYLGDRKWFAGDKITFVDFLMYELLDQHRMFHPSCLDEFKNLKDLLDRFEALEKIAAYMKSSKFMKTPVNNKMAKWGNKKE from the exons CTGGCCCAGCCCATCCGCTTCCTCCTGGAGCACACCGGTACCAAGTATGAGGACAAGTTTTACGTCTGTGGTGAAG CTCCAAACTATGACAAAAGCTGCTGGTTTGATGTAAAACCAAAACTTGGATTAGACTTCCCCAAT CTACCCTACCTGGTGGATGGAGACAAGAAGATCGTGCAGAGCAATGCTATCATGAGATATGTTGCTCGTAAGCACAACTTGT GTGGAGAAACTGAAGAGGAAAAGGTGCGGGTGGACATCATGGAGAACCAGGCCATGGACTTCAGGAATGGCTTCGTCAGGATGTGCTACACAGACCTT GATAAAATAAAGCCAGGATACCTCAGTATGTTGCCCACAACGCTGAAGCAGTTCTCAGACTACTTgggagacaggaagtggtttGCTGGTGATAAG ATCACTTTTGTGGACTTTCTTATGTACGAGTTGCTGGATCAACACCGGATGTTTCATCCTTCATGCCTGGATGAGTTCAAGAACCTCAAAGATCTTTTAGACCGTTTTGAG GCACTGGAGAAGATCGCCGCCTACATGAAGTCAAGCAAATTCATGAAGACCCCCGTCAACAACAAGATGGCCAAATGGGGAAACAAGAAAGAGTGA
- the eps8l3b gene encoding epidermal growth factor receptor kinase substrate 8-like protein 3b, translating to MFGNNGAFSYAPGGISQEDFPQRRRAFQQDDPKDSPLQRNGMSRPSGRNIYMQRKEYSETMNRQPENVNVRVEHLFTCELDGREVRSVENCVAKLKKLDASGRVWAQEMIMQIQGAYLLLCDIETKAELESIPLNCISQTKAVLDSCVYNSLLTITVQEHSRPVPQVFMFQCEETKAEVIKSDLDKAVKRGGARGGADRESRREPPGMRANLENIMGQHTLGNFQQGGPRPLEHERTPPPSDFGAPQWNNRGPEYMPPPPTHPAQESMPFQRDPHEFNGSPDIAPQITEIQRNTEILNHVLDDLEIFLGKVSAAGSNASTRHKKSKKIKGFKNKSKKIAPANDLPHWEEYVYFLQKIKYGFNLLGQLDGSLVNPEASDYVHIFFSNLGAVVPRYPEDLPPTVVSPLLTEAALGLLTETLTPDEDRLWKFLGECWFIPRSNWPDGNVPPYIPEFYDGWQPQPPAHGPMSRSPGGAPRNEGQGFSPRQSQRHFEKPVDNGPWSPPPSAQSSEPPLHMRVIYDFVPRNNRELNVVKGEVVQVIQRSKQWWLVRNSFNAEGNVPQKVLEPVNSGGPMEEPPRDSFGPVTLDMHSTPGQVKAWLDYKGFSKITISSLGVLNGQLLLGMSKDDIRTVCPEEGGKVFFQLQAVKSSIALASEPSGPNNGPYGGRY from the exons ATGTTTGGAAACAATGGTGCATTCTCCTACGCCCCGGG GGGGATCTCACAGGAGGACTTCCCTCAACGGAGGCGGGCTTTTCAACAAGATGACCCCAAAGATTCGCCGCTGCAGAGAAACGGCATGTCCAGACCCAGTGGGAGaaacatataca TGCAGAGAAAGGAGTACTCAGAGACGATGAACAGACAACCGGAAAACGTTAATGTCAGAGTGGAG CATCTGTTCACCTGTGAGCTGGACGGCCGGGAGGTGAGGTCAGTGGAGAACTGTGTAGCCAAGCTCAAGAAGCTGGATGCCAGCGGCCGTGTGTGGGCTCAAGAGATGATCATGCAGATTCAGGGAGCGTATCTTCTGCTTTGTGACATCGAGACAAAG GCGGAGCTGGAGTCGATACCTTTGAATTGCATCTCACAAACCAAAGCTGTTTTGGACAGCTGCGTCTACAACTCTCTGCTGACAATAACTGTGCAGGAGCACAGCAGACCGGTCCCTCAGGTCTTCATGTTCCAGTGTGAGGAGACCAAG GCAGAGGTGATTAAGAGTGATCTGGATAAGGCGGTGAAGAGAGGAGGCGCGAGAGGAGGTGCTGATCGGGAGTCACGCAGAGAGCCGCCCGGCATGAG gGCTAATCTGGAGAATATCATGGGTCAGCATACTTTAGGAAACTTCCAGCAGGGCGGGCCACGCCCTCTGGAGCACGAGAGGACTCCACCTCCATCGGACTTTGGGGCCCCACAGTGGAACAACAGAGGGCCAG AATACATGCCtcccccacccacccatcctgCACAAGAAAGCATGCCATTTCAAAGAGACCCTCATGAATTCAACGGCAGCCCAGATATCGCTCCTCAGATAACAGAAATACAGAGGAACACG GAAATTTTAAACCATGTTTTAGATGATTTGGAGATCTTCCTAGGCAAAGTGTCAGCTGCAGGAAGCAATGCTTCAACACGACACAAGAAGAGCAAGAAGATAAAAGGGTTTAAGAACAAATCTAAGAAAATTG CACCAGCTAATGACCTACCGCACTGGGAGGAGTATGTTTATTTTCTCCAGAAAATCAAGTACGGATTCAACCTGCTG GGCCAGCTGGACGGCAGTCTGGTCAATCCCGAAGCTTCCGACTATGTCCACATCTTCTTTAGTAATTTGGGCGCG GTAGTTCCCCGGTATCCCGAAGACCTGCCTCCCACTGTGGTCTCTCCGCTGCTGACGGAAGCAGCCCTGGGGCTCCTCACCGAGACCCTGACCCCAGATGAGGACCGCCTGTGGAAGTTTCTGGGAGAGTGCTGGTTCATCCCCAG GTCTAACTGGCCGGACGGCAACGTCCCCCCCTACATCCCGGAGTTCTACGACGGCTGGCAGCCGCAGCCGCCCGCGCACGGCCCCATGAGCCGGAGCCCAGGAGGCGCTCCAAGAAACGAGGGCCAGGGCTTCTCTCCGAGACAGTCACAGAGACATTTCGAGAAG CCTGTGGATAATGGTCCATGGAGTCCACCCCCATCTGCACA GTCCAGCGAGCCACCGCTTCACATGCGTGTCATTTACGATTTCGTGCCCAGGAACAACAGAGAGCTGAATGTGGTGAAGGGTGAGGTGGTTCAG GTGATCCAAAGATCTAAGCAATGGTGGCTTGTTCGCAACTCGTTTAACGCAGAAGGAAATGTTCCTCAGAAGGTTTTGGAGCCGGTAAACAGCGGTGGACCCATGGAAGAGCCCCCG CGGGACTCCTTCGGTCCAGTGACTCTGGACATGCACTCCACGCCTGGACAGGTGAAAGCCTGGCTCGACTACAAAGGTTTCTCCAAAAt AACCATCTCCAGCCTTGGCGTGCTGAATGGACAACTGCTTCTGGGAATGTCCAAGGATGACATAAGGACGGTGTGTCCCGAAGAAGGAGGAAAAGTCTTCTTCCAGCTGCAGGCAGTCAAGTCATCAATTGCA CTggccagcgaaccatctggtcCGAACAACGGCCCGTACGGTGGCCGCTACTAA
- the atp5pb gene encoding ATP synthase F(0) complex subunit B1, mitochondrial, with protein sequence MLSRLALISASSLKGCSPIGAGLVHASRSLHTTSQSLAPLPPLPEKGGKVRHGIFPEEIFQMLYPKTGVTGPYMLGTGLLLYMLSKEIYVINHETFAAISISAVIIYGIKKFGPDVAAFADKLNEEKVAKAQEVKDLAMSGLTQAIDDEKKEQWRAEGRAVLFDAKKNNVAMLLETNYRERLHMVTNEVKRRLDYQIALQNLHHRMEQEHMVNWVEKNVVSSITPQQEKESIAKCIADLKALAKTTQAKATA encoded by the exons TTTGGTTCATGCATCTCGCTCCTTGCACACCACATCCCAGAGTCTGGCCCCTCTTCCCCCTCTGCCAGAGAAAGGAGGCAAAGTTCGCCATGGCATCTTCCCAGAGGAGATTTTCCAGATGTTGTACCCCAAAACTGGTGTCACAG GGCCCTACATGCTGGGCACCGGCCTCCTCCTTTACATGCTTTCCAAGGAAATCTATGTCATCAACCATGAGACGTTTGCTGCCATTTCCATAAGTGCAGTCATCATCTATGGTATCAAGAAATTTGGTCCAGATGTTGCAGCTTTTGCTGACAAACTGAATGAG GAAAAAGTGGCCAAGGCCCAGGAGGTGAAAGACCTTGCCATGTCTGGCTTGACTCAGGCCATTGACGATGAGAAGAAGGAACAGTGGAGGGCTGAGGGAAGAGCAGTGCTCTTTGACGCCAAGAAG AATAATGTGGCCATGCTGTTGGAAACCAACTACAGGGAGAGGCTACATATGGTGACCAATGAGGTGAAGAGGCGTTTGGACTATCAGATTGCCCTGCAGAACCTCCACCACCGGATGGAGCAGGAGCACATGGTCAACTGGGTGGAGAAGAATGTGGTCAGCAGCATCACTCCTCAGCAG gAGAAGGAGAGCATCGCTAAATGCATCGCAGACTTGAAGGCGTTGGCTAAGACCACTCAGGCCAAAGCGACAGCCTGA